The DNA window GGTAAGTCCGCGGCGCACCACTTCATGGTCATCAACCAAGAAGACTGTAACCATGGCGAGTCCTTCCTGTCGGCCGGGCGAGACACCAGTGTCGGGGAAATTTCGCGAGATTTTGCATCGTCATCGTCGTCCGATCTCACAGATGCCGGCCTTTGACGACCAGCAGCGAGCAGTCGCCGTCTTGGAGCACGGCACTGCCGACCGGCCCAATCAGTTCTTTCAGGTGTTCACGGTTATCGGAGCCGACTATGGCGAGCTGCACCGATCCGCGGTTGCCTGCCAAATATTCGAAGAGGGTGTTGTGTACCGCCGCCGACTCCACCCGAATCTCGGGGTAGCGGCGTCGCCAACCGGCCAGGCGGCGGTCCAGGTCGGCGATCGCGCGACGGTCGTCCTTATCCTCGGCCGCCGCGCCGTAGGACACGGTTCGCCGGCATATGATCGCCTGAACCGTGGCGCTGCGCGTCCGAGCTTCTTCCATGGCAACGCCCAGCAACTCACCGCAATCGGAAGAGTTGCCCACCTCGACCACGATCCTGCCGCCCAGCTGTCCGGTCTGATCGTGAAGTCCCCTAACGATCGCCACGTGACACTGCGCGGAGATTGCCAGGGCGGCGGCGGTGGAACCCACCCGGCCCGCTCGAAAATGGCGCAACCCCATCGCGCCTACACACACCATGGCCGCTGATGCCGATACCGCAATCAATGACCTGATCGCCGGCCCCTGGACGATCTCCATCTCCGTCTTGACCTGCTGACCCGTGGATTCGATTGCCGTGAGCGCACGGCCGATTGCGGTTTCCGCGGCGGCGAACGTGCGCGCGAGAACCTCCGGTTCGGCATCGAGCCCCTTGCCCTGCTCCATCGCATACATCAATCGCAGCGGAGCGTCCCGCCTCACCGCCTCGTCTACCGCCCAAAGCGCCGCCTGCACCGCGGCCTTCGACCCGTCGATACCGACGGCGATCGGTCGATCTGTCCGTAACTCGTTCATCGCGAGGCTGTCGGATCTAGTCACGGATGATCAGCACTGAGCAGTCGGGATAACCCAAAATGGGGTGCGAGTTGGGTGTGCCGAGCTCGGCGATTTGATCCGCATCGACTTTGCCGACAACGGCGAGTTCAATTGCACTGCTGTGGTTTTCAGAGGACCTCGAGCCGGTGCCGGCTGCGACGACCTGAACGGGCACGTCCGGGTAGCGCCGAACCCAGCTGTTGAGGCGTCGATCGATCTGCCGCACAGTGGCGTTGCGTCGCCGACCTTCCTCCATGGCCTGGTGGACAACCTCTTCGTTATCGGGTTCATCGTTGAGCACCACGGCGATCACACCGGGCTGCGCCGGCGTTCCGTCAGGGTTGGTTCGGATGATGGCCACCGGGCAGTGGGCACGCATCGCCAACGCGGCCTCCGTTGTCCCCAGCAACTTCTCGGCCGCCCATCCACGCCGATCGGTTCCGACACACACCAGGGCCGCATCCACCGATTCATTGATCAACACCTGCTCCGGGTCGCCCGAGAGCAGGACCGTTTCAAGTTCAACGGCTTTTCTCGCACCCTGCACGGCAACTTCGGCTTGGCAAAGGGCGGTCTCGCCGGCTTCGAGTTCCCAGTCGGAAGGCTGCGCGGACGTGGATCGCGATCCCTTGCGTCCGACGACGTGGACGAGGCGAAGGGGTAGCTGTCGCGTGATCGCTTCGTCGACCGCCCATTTCGCAGCGTTGACCCCAGCTTGCGACCCGTCAACGCCGACGACTACCGACTTCGAGTGCAGCTGATTCATCGGAGCTCCTGCAGTTGCGGTCGATCACTTATCGGCTCACTGCCAGGCTAGGGATTTTCCACCCGTTATGGAGGGGTCCTTAGGCCTTACCTCGACAGCCGTTCGTCCCGAAGGTGCGACACCGAAGACGGTTTGGTAGATGAGCATTCGCTCAACGGCGGCTGAGGTCGCACGGCTCGGCGGCCAGTGCAAATAATTTCTCGACGTCCGCCCGGGTACTGACTTCCGTACCAGGCGTCATCGACATCGCTGCGCCCGCCGCTATGCCCAAGCGGACGGATTTGACGAGCGGCCATCCGCGGCTGAGCCCGGTCGCGATGGCGCCCACCATGGCATCGCCCGCCCCGACACCGCTCCCACCGCCGTGTACCGTGATTGCGGAGAATCGCTGGTCGCCCTGCGGCGTCGCGAGGAGCGCTCCGCGAGACCCCAGCGACACGAGGACCACTTGCGCGCAACCGCTTTCGACAAGCAAATTTGCGGCGGCCAATTGTTCGGACTCGGTGACGAGCAGGCCGCCGACGCGCTCGCCCAGTTCCCGCACGCTCGCCTTGAGCAAATACACACCAGAAGAGATGTGCTGCAATCCCCCGCCGGACGTGTCCAGGATAAGCCGGGCGCCCATGTCCCGGCATATGTCGGCCACCCGCTGGTAGTAGTCGGGCGGTACGCCTGGTGGCAGGCTACCGCTTGCGACGACGAAGTCGGCCGACTCCGCCTCCGCCCGCAGCCGGTCGAGACATCGCGACTGTTCGGCGGACGACAGCCATGGTCCGGGAAGAACGAAACGGTATTGCCGACCGGAACTATTTTCGTTGACAGTGAAGCTTTCACGAGTCGACGCCGCGATCTCGATCTGCTGACAGGGCACGCCCTCCTCCCGGACAAACGACGCCACAAGAGCACCGGTCGGTCCGCCGACGGTGAATATGGCGGATACCGAAGCACCGAGAACATTCGCGACGCGAGCAACGTTGATGCCGCCGCCGCCTGGATCGTAACGTGTTGCCTGGCAGCGCATTTTGTCGGTCGGCCGCACCACGTCAACGCTAGTTGTGATGTCCAGGGCCGGATTCATGGTCAACGTGACGATCTGCACCCGGCCGGGCGGTGCGTGGGTTGGCGCATCCATGTCCGTTGGCTCCGCTCCGTTGGTCACAGTCCGGTGGGGTACGTCTCCGGTGTTTCGCCGGCGATCCAGAGGCTGGTGGGCTCCAGGGGCTCGAGCGCCCGGGTGCTATCGATATGGATCATCGCGTCGAACTGGTCCGCGGGCCGCACGTGGAAGTAGTGGCTTTGCCGTTCCGTTTCGGGCCGGTAGATGACGCCGATGGCGCGTCCCAACCGAACGGCGCTGAGCGGGTCGGCGGCTTCCGGCTTGATGAGTGCCGACACCAGGAACGAGGGCTTCCCGGCCTCGTGCAGGAGTTCCTCGATACTTCCGTTGAGCGCCGGCCGAACGGTCTTTCGCTCCGCCACGC is part of the Mycobacterium mantenii genome and encodes:
- a CDS encoding 1-phosphofructokinase family hexose kinase, whose translation is MDAPTHAPPGRVQIVTLTMNPALDITTSVDVVRPTDKMRCQATRYDPGGGGINVARVANVLGASVSAIFTVGGPTGALVASFVREEGVPCQQIEIAASTRESFTVNENSSGRQYRFVLPGPWLSSAEQSRCLDRLRAEAESADFVVASGSLPPGVPPDYYQRVADICRDMGARLILDTSGGGLQHISSGVYLLKASVRELGERVGGLLVTESEQLAAANLLVESGCAQVVLVSLGSRGALLATPQGDQRFSAITVHGGGSGVGAGDAMVGAIATGLSRGWPLVKSVRLGIAAGAAMSMTPGTEVSTRADVEKLFALAAEPCDLSRR
- a CDS encoding universal stress protein, translating into MNQLHSKSVVVGVDGSQAGVNAAKWAVDEAITRQLPLRLVHVVGRKGSRSTSAQPSDWELEAGETALCQAEVAVQGARKAVELETVLLSGDPEQVLINESVDAALVCVGTDRRGWAAEKLLGTTEAALAMRAHCPVAIIRTNPDGTPAQPGVIAVVLNDEPDNEEVVHQAMEEGRRRNATVRQIDRRLNSWVRRYPDVPVQVVAAGTGSRSSENHSSAIELAVVGKVDADQIAELGTPNSHPILGYPDCSVLIIRD
- a CDS encoding universal stress protein, which encodes MNELRTDRPIAVGIDGSKAAVQAALWAVDEAVRRDAPLRLMYAMEQGKGLDAEPEVLARTFAAAETAIGRALTAIESTGQQVKTEMEIVQGPAIRSLIAVSASAAMVCVGAMGLRHFRAGRVGSTAAALAISAQCHVAIVRGLHDQTGQLGGRIVVEVGNSSDCGELLGVAMEEARTRSATVQAIICRRTVSYGAAAEDKDDRRAIADLDRRLAGWRRRYPEIRVESAAVHNTLFEYLAGNRGSVQLAIVGSDNREHLKELIGPVGSAVLQDGDCSLLVVKGRHL